In Desulfuromonas sp., a single genomic region encodes these proteins:
- a CDS encoding arginine decarboxylase, pyruvoyl-dependent codes for MIFKTPTTHFFTCGASEGLTQLNSFDGALLDAKIGNTNLVKMSSIVPPRSKLVEPHPLPQGALIPVAYAAITTDMPGEVISAGVAAAFPTDENHAGLIMEYSSRGHKEDIEAIVRRMAEEGIKMRGLEVKEIRSIAVQHRVEKIGTAFAAVVLWDEE; via the coding sequence ATGATATTCAAAACCCCGACCACCCATTTTTTTACCTGCGGCGCCTCTGAGGGCCTGACCCAGCTTAATTCCTTTGACGGTGCCCTTCTCGACGCGAAAATCGGCAACACCAACCTGGTCAAGATGAGCTCGATCGTCCCGCCCAGGAGCAAGCTGGTCGAGCCACATCCCCTGCCGCAGGGGGCGCTGATTCCGGTCGCCTACGCCGCCATCACCACCGACATGCCGGGCGAAGTGATTTCGGCCGGCGTCGCTGCCGCCTTCCCGACCGACGAAAATCACGCCGGACTGATCATGGAGTATTCGTCGCGCGGCCACAAGGAAGATATCGAAGCGATTGTCCGCCGCATGGCCGAAGAAGGGATCAAGATGCGCGGCCTCGAGGTCAAGGAGATCCGCTCGATCGCCGTGCAGCACCGGGTCGAGAAGATCGGTACCGCTTTTGCGGCGGTCGTTTTGTGGGACGAAGAATAG